From the Chloroflexus aurantiacus J-10-fl genome, one window contains:
- a CDS encoding thiolase family protein, whose amino-acid sequence MDDVVIVGAARTPIGRFNSAYSGLSAIDLGAAAVQAAVQRAGIEADSIDECIMGCVVTAGLGQSPARQAALRAGLPHTIGGLTINKVCGSGLKAVMIGTALIKAGEADVIVAGGMEHMSGAPYLLPQARHGYRLGHGQIIDAVVHDGLWCAFEHHHMGVAAEWIARTFNVTREQQDAYALQSHQRAVAAQDSGAFQAEIAPVTVPGPKGQVNLVTTDEGPRRDTSLAALAKLKPAFVTDGTVTAGNAPGITDGAAAVVLMRASRAAQLGVQPLARIGTAAQAAVKPLELFTAPAFAIERLMKRAGRTLDDYDLFEINEAFAAQVIANLRALALDADRVNVHGGAIALGHPIGASGARVLVTLISALRQRGGQRGIAALCLGGGEAVALEVEVV is encoded by the coding sequence ATGGACGATGTCGTCATTGTTGGTGCAGCGCGTACCCCAATCGGGCGCTTCAACAGCGCCTACAGCGGATTGAGTGCCATCGATTTAGGTGCAGCCGCCGTGCAAGCGGCTGTCCAACGGGCCGGAATTGAGGCAGACTCCATCGATGAATGCATTATGGGCTGCGTAGTCACCGCCGGCCTGGGACAATCACCGGCACGCCAGGCAGCTCTGCGTGCGGGCTTGCCGCATACAATTGGCGGCCTGACCATCAACAAGGTCTGTGGCAGTGGCCTCAAGGCAGTCATGATCGGCACCGCCCTGATCAAAGCCGGCGAAGCTGATGTCATTGTCGCCGGCGGTATGGAGCACATGAGCGGTGCGCCATACCTGCTTCCCCAGGCCCGCCACGGCTACCGGCTCGGCCACGGCCAGATCATCGACGCTGTCGTTCACGATGGTCTGTGGTGCGCTTTTGAGCATCATCACATGGGAGTGGCCGCTGAATGGATTGCGCGCACCTTCAATGTCACTCGCGAACAGCAAGATGCTTACGCATTGCAATCACACCAACGCGCAGTAGCCGCTCAGGACAGCGGCGCCTTCCAGGCCGAAATTGCACCGGTAACCGTCCCAGGGCCGAAAGGCCAGGTCAATCTGGTGACGACTGACGAAGGCCCCAGACGCGACACCTCGCTGGCTGCACTGGCAAAGCTCAAACCGGCATTTGTCACCGACGGCACCGTCACTGCCGGCAATGCCCCCGGCATTACCGACGGCGCGGCAGCAGTCGTACTAATGCGAGCCAGCCGGGCAGCCCAATTGGGGGTGCAACCCTTAGCCCGCATCGGCACAGCCGCCCAGGCCGCCGTCAAGCCGCTTGAACTCTTCACCGCACCGGCGTTTGCCATCGAACGGCTGATGAAGCGGGCAGGCCGTACCCTCGACGACTACGACCTGTTCGAGATCAACGAAGCCTTTGCCGCCCAGGTCATTGCGAACCTGCGTGCCCTGGCCCTCGATGCAGACCGGGTCAATGTCCACGGTGGCGCGATTGCTCTCGGCCATCCGATAGGAGCCAGCGGAGCACGTGTCCTGGTGACACTCATCTCAGCGTTACGCCAGCGCGGCGGCCAGCGCGGGATTGCCGCACTGTGTCTGGGAGGTGGTGAAGCGGTCGCCCTCGAAGTCGAGGTCGTCTAA
- a CDS encoding DMT family transporter, with the protein MGIIYGLIAALGWGTGDFLITRASRQIGWQWTIVCSQLCGIVAIGLVLGIRHDPLPPLGLAWLVAIAVNLLNLTGTLLLYRAFAIGTLAIVSPISASFAAVTAVLAFLDGEQIGLLTLAGTGLVIVGVMTVSRGPGKVRADLRGVPEAIGVALSFGFFFWLVGDVTATFGIAWPVLIGRVLTLLAGIVIILIARHPIPRLSGRHLRLIIAASALDTVAFLSFNTGIATAYVSVVTALASIFSAVTVVLAWLILRERLAHSQWVGVAGILVGVLLVSLP; encoded by the coding sequence GTGGGCATCATCTACGGGTTAATCGCAGCATTGGGTTGGGGGACGGGTGATTTTTTGATTACTCGTGCCTCGCGCCAGATTGGCTGGCAATGGACAATAGTATGTTCGCAACTATGCGGGATTGTGGCGATTGGGCTGGTATTGGGAATTCGCCATGATCCACTACCACCGCTGGGATTGGCATGGCTGGTTGCGATTGCCGTGAACCTGCTCAATCTGACCGGTACGCTGTTGCTTTATCGAGCATTCGCCATTGGCACGCTCGCCATTGTCTCACCGATCTCGGCCAGCTTTGCCGCAGTCACTGCGGTGCTGGCGTTTTTAGATGGTGAACAGATAGGCTTGCTAACCCTTGCCGGTACGGGATTGGTGATTGTCGGGGTGATGACTGTCTCGCGTGGGCCGGGCAAGGTACGCGCCGATCTGCGGGGTGTGCCAGAGGCAATTGGGGTTGCGTTGAGTTTTGGGTTTTTCTTCTGGCTCGTCGGTGATGTTACGGCAACGTTTGGCATTGCGTGGCCGGTACTTATCGGGCGCGTGCTCACGTTGCTGGCCGGGATTGTCATTATTCTGATCGCCCGGCATCCAATCCCGCGCCTGAGCGGTCGACATCTGCGTTTGATCATCGCTGCCAGCGCACTCGATACGGTGGCATTTTTGAGTTTCAATACCGGTATTGCCACTGCGTATGTCAGCGTCGTGACCGCGCTGGCCTCGATTTTCAGTGCGGTTACGGTGGTACTGGCGTGGCTGATTTTGCGTGAGCGATTGGCACATAGCCAGTGGGTCGGTGTGGCCGGGATTCTGGTTGGTGTGTTGCTGGTGAGCTTGCCGTGA
- a CDS encoding FtsK/SpoIIIE domain-containing protein: protein MPDSNFNRPPRLRPRWSVETIDLPAPPPPPSPRPNTVWLQALLPIIAALLFGATALIGYGSWLAAVPALVLAVLSGGVTLFHEHDTARRQAQTYAEQQAVFVDRLTMARSRLRRLHEEERAARRYLAPDPVELLRIAGADERSRSPEPRLWERRLSDDDALELRVGCGTLPASARAVVASGAPADRRIDQVIAEYASLHQVPVYIPLLQLGSLGIAGPRPAVLGLAYAMLTQAAVLHAPTELRIGVIAGLATAADWQWIARLPHCQAPDATSVARSLIATEPQATESLLTCLLDELSRRRELPTNHQVPFLIVVDSATLITTHTALGQLLRDGGAHRFIVVVLTDDWSHIPEHCAAMVEVDQRMGRWTRAGEAWPVTPFQPDLLDRREVERLAARLATVRLNEIGAGHHLPRQVRLLDLLSALLPDDQPVPVRWQQQPAMSWHDDVPIGALSEGKPCYLNLNEQQHGPHGIIAGATGAGKSVLLQTIITALAVTHGPDRLNLLLIDFKGGAALAPFAAWPHTTGFVTDLDGRLAARAIAAISSELRRRKAVLRTVAERYGVHIENIADYRDLANRQRLEPLPNLLIVLDEFDEMARSCPDFVSALVRVVKQGRSLGVHLLIATQQPARVVSDEIRSQLSYFIALRLGSSDDSREMLQRPDAAFLPSQLPGRAYMRSGSDVRLLQVARLSGQANGPGDLELIGQRLIHAGRAYLDQLNWQPTPIWQPPLPSRLTLDVPSSDLHTVIGLLDIPQQSRQAPLVIDLRAGHVAVFGGPASGKSTTLARIVLELARCLSPDNLWCYIIDGDGRLLSLFTDLPHVGALVRPFEREAMVSLFRQLEHQVRERRARIAAGQSPGPALLLVVDRLAAVRDELRDAAGESDLSDLVRLARNGRDAGFHLVVSADRPADIPYRLAAQFTQRLALRLPDLNDYADVFGLRPAIQLPPHLPGRGYWLHPDEGLLEVQVALPVGSGDSSDSRELALAVRTQIAALTATTRNTATTLPPPLALLPEQLPFAQLPPSSYRDTTLRLSCGWAAEPPGPVYICLTPEAPHALIVGPRRSGKSTALWIIVRSAQTVEPSLRFVIIDGPRRSLHHLQTLPQTVRYVADEEGIATLSAELSGLRRNPTARHLVIIDDYHLCRERWRDHFTQSYSATPNLFQQLVELAQTGNEPFHLIVAAGITYADDPLLRALDSSRNGLVIWPGRYESGTRLLGLNLPLPEQRTSEQPPGRAILISGDEEPVLIQLAGGDHIKS from the coding sequence ATGCCGGACAGTAACTTTAATCGTCCACCCCGTCTCCGTCCGCGTTGGAGCGTGGAAACGATTGATTTACCTGCACCACCACCGCCACCATCACCGCGTCCGAATACGGTCTGGTTGCAGGCACTCCTTCCGATCATCGCTGCGCTCTTGTTTGGGGCCACAGCGCTGATTGGGTACGGATCGTGGCTGGCAGCGGTGCCGGCGCTGGTGCTGGCAGTACTGAGTGGTGGTGTAACCCTGTTTCACGAACATGATACGGCGCGCCGGCAGGCGCAGACCTACGCTGAACAGCAGGCAGTCTTTGTTGACCGGCTCACCATGGCCCGGTCGCGCCTGCGTCGCCTGCACGAGGAGGAGCGGGCTGCCCGGCGTTATCTGGCCCCCGATCCGGTGGAGTTGTTACGGATTGCCGGCGCCGATGAGCGGTCGCGATCACCCGAACCGCGATTGTGGGAACGGCGTCTGAGTGATGACGATGCGCTGGAATTGCGCGTGGGTTGCGGCACGCTGCCGGCGTCGGCGCGGGCCGTAGTTGCGTCCGGTGCACCGGCTGACCGGCGGATCGATCAGGTCATCGCCGAGTATGCCAGCCTCCATCAGGTGCCGGTGTACATTCCACTGCTCCAGCTTGGCTCGCTCGGCATTGCCGGGCCACGTCCGGCAGTATTGGGGCTTGCCTACGCTATGCTCACCCAGGCTGCGGTGTTGCACGCGCCAACTGAGTTGCGGATTGGTGTGATTGCTGGCCTCGCCACTGCTGCCGACTGGCAGTGGATTGCTCGCTTGCCGCACTGTCAGGCTCCCGATGCAACCTCGGTTGCTCGATCTTTGATTGCAACCGAACCACAGGCTACCGAGTCGCTGTTAACCTGCCTGCTCGATGAACTTAGTCGTCGCCGTGAATTGCCCACAAATCATCAGGTGCCGTTTTTAATCGTTGTGGATAGTGCCACCCTCATCACAACACATACTGCACTCGGTCAGTTGTTACGTGATGGTGGTGCCCATCGCTTCATCGTTGTGGTATTAACCGATGACTGGTCGCACATTCCTGAGCATTGTGCGGCGATGGTTGAAGTTGATCAACGCATGGGGCGATGGACGCGGGCCGGTGAGGCGTGGCCGGTAACCCCATTCCAGCCCGATCTACTTGATCGCCGCGAGGTTGAACGGTTAGCCGCTCGCCTGGCAACCGTGCGTCTCAATGAGATCGGTGCCGGTCATCATCTACCGCGCCAGGTACGCCTCCTCGATCTGTTATCGGCGCTGCTTCCAGACGACCAGCCTGTACCCGTGCGCTGGCAGCAACAACCTGCAATGTCCTGGCATGATGATGTGCCAATTGGGGCATTGAGCGAAGGGAAGCCGTGCTATCTCAACCTCAACGAACAACAACATGGTCCGCACGGCATTATTGCCGGTGCCACCGGTGCCGGGAAAAGTGTCTTGTTACAGACCATTATTACCGCTCTGGCAGTTACCCATGGCCCTGATCGGCTCAATCTCCTGTTAATTGATTTTAAAGGCGGAGCTGCGTTAGCACCGTTTGCTGCCTGGCCGCATACAACAGGCTTTGTGACCGACCTTGATGGACGTTTGGCGGCACGTGCCATCGCCGCGATTAGCAGTGAGTTGCGCCGTCGCAAGGCTGTGTTACGCACAGTCGCCGAACGCTACGGGGTTCATATCGAAAATATCGCCGACTATCGTGATCTGGCCAATCGTCAGCGCCTGGAACCACTACCCAATTTGTTGATTGTGCTCGATGAGTTTGATGAAATGGCGCGCAGTTGTCCCGATTTTGTCAGCGCACTCGTGCGGGTAGTGAAACAGGGTCGCTCGCTGGGAGTGCATCTGCTGATTGCAACCCAACAACCGGCCCGCGTCGTCAGTGATGAGATTCGCAGTCAATTGAGTTACTTTATCGCACTCCGTTTGGGTAGCAGTGATGATAGCCGGGAGATGTTGCAACGGCCTGATGCCGCATTTTTGCCGTCGCAGTTGCCGGGCCGTGCCTACATGCGTAGTGGTAGTGATGTCCGATTGCTTCAGGTTGCGCGATTGAGTGGGCAGGCAAACGGGCCGGGCGATCTTGAACTCATTGGTCAGCGCCTCATCCACGCCGGTCGTGCTTATCTCGATCAGCTTAACTGGCAACCAACGCCGATCTGGCAACCACCACTTCCTTCCCGATTAACCCTAGATGTCCCGTCATCCGATCTGCACACCGTGATCGGTCTGCTTGATATACCGCAACAGAGTCGGCAAGCACCGCTCGTGATTGACTTGCGGGCCGGCCATGTAGCAGTATTTGGCGGACCGGCCAGTGGCAAGAGCACAACCCTGGCCCGAATCGTGCTTGAACTGGCGCGATGCCTTTCGCCAGACAACCTCTGGTGCTACATCATCGACGGTGATGGTCGTCTGTTAAGCCTGTTTACCGACCTGCCGCATGTGGGTGCGCTGGTACGTCCCTTCGAGCGCGAAGCCATGGTGTCACTCTTCCGCCAGCTCGAACATCAAGTACGCGAGCGGCGTGCGCGGATCGCTGCCGGTCAATCACCAGGTCCGGCGTTGCTGTTGGTGGTGGATCGCCTGGCCGCCGTGCGTGATGAGTTGCGCGATGCTGCCGGCGAAAGCGATCTATCCGATCTGGTGCGTCTGGCGCGGAATGGTCGTGATGCAGGTTTTCATCTGGTGGTCTCTGCGGATCGACCTGCCGACATTCCCTATCGCCTGGCTGCCCAGTTCACACAACGATTGGCGCTACGGCTGCCCGATCTGAACGATTATGCCGATGTCTTCGGGCTACGGCCTGCCATTCAGCTCCCACCCCATCTTCCCGGTCGTGGGTACTGGCTCCATCCCGATGAGGGTTTGCTGGAGGTGCAGGTTGCGTTGCCGGTGGGAAGTGGTGACAGCAGTGATAGCCGTGAACTGGCACTTGCCGTGCGCACGCAGATCGCAGCACTGACTGCAACAACACGTAACACTGCTACGACGCTACCACCACCGTTAGCCTTACTGCCAGAACAATTGCCATTCGCTCAACTGCCACCGTCCAGCTATCGCGATACTACGCTGCGCCTGTCCTGTGGTTGGGCTGCCGAACCACCGGGGCCGGTGTATATCTGTCTGACCCCAGAGGCACCTCATGCACTAATCGTTGGGCCGCGCCGCAGCGGGAAGAGCACAGCGCTCTGGATCATCGTGCGGAGTGCGCAAACGGTTGAGCCGTCACTTCGCTTTGTGATCATTGATGGCCCACGACGCAGCCTGCACCACTTGCAAACCCTGCCACAGACGGTACGCTACGTTGCCGACGAAGAGGGAATCGCAACCTTGAGCGCAGAACTGAGCGGGTTGCGCCGCAATCCGACTGCTCGCCATCTCGTGATTATCGATGACTACCACCTATGTCGCGAGCGCTGGCGTGACCACTTTACACAAAGCTACAGCGCAACCCCAAACCTGTTCCAACAGCTCGTTGAACTGGCCCAAACCGGGAATGAGCCGTTTCATCTAATTGTTGCTGCCGGGATCACGTATGCCGACGATCCACTGCTGCGTGCTCTGGACAGCAGTCGCAATGGTCTTGTCATCTGGCCGGGACGCTACGAGTCGGGGACACGGCTGCTCGGTCTGAATTTACCGCTCCCTGAACAACGTACCAGTGAGCAGCCTCCAGGTCGGGCAATCCTGATCAGCGGTGACGAGGAGCCGGTGTTGATCCAGTTGGCCGGCGGAGATCATATCAAATCCTGA
- a CDS encoding WXG100 family type VII secretion target — translation MSDRVLSTATAREAIERFQRIVQGPLLQQINDLNREGQLLSDPNNWDGRLAAQFRSHWAETHQKLLAIRDALEDLRRQVAQINQNIMQAGGQ, via the coding sequence ATGAGCGACCGCGTACTCTCGACCGCTACCGCCCGCGAAGCTATTGAGCGTTTCCAGCGCATTGTGCAGGGACCGCTGTTGCAGCAAATTAACGATTTGAATCGCGAGGGACAGTTGCTCTCGGACCCCAACAACTGGGATGGTCGTCTGGCCGCTCAGTTTCGCTCGCACTGGGCGGAGACGCATCAGAAGCTGCTGGCAATTCGCGATGCGCTTGAGGATCTGCGCCGGCAGGTAGCCCAGATCAATCAGAACATCATGCAGGCCGGTGGTCAGTAA